A segment of the Acidobacteriota bacterium genome:
ACCGCTTTCGGCAGCAGCAGCAATCCGGATCCGTCGCGGCGGGCGACGCTCGACGTCGTCCTCACGATCCTCCTGGGCTCGGCCTGCGCCGCGCTCCTGAACGCCGCCTCGAACGTCATCAACCAGTACTACGACCTCGAGATCGACCGGTACAACAAGCCCAACCGGCCGCTCGTGGCGGGCACGATCTCGATGCGCGCGGGATGGTGGTACTCGATCGCGCTCTACGTCGCCGCCATCGTCCCGACGTGGCTCGTCGTGGTGTACCCGTACACGGGCCTCCGCGCCAAGTTCGGGGCGCCCCTCGTCGCGCACGAGTGCGCCGTCGTCTACCTGATCGGGATGGTCGCCACCTTCGTCTACTCCGCGCCGGCCCTCGGCCGCACGAAGCGCGACGGGTTCCTGGCCAACATCACGATCGCGATTCCGAGGGGATGCCTCCTGAAGGTCGCGGGATGGTCGATGGTCGCCTCGATCTACCACCTGGAGCCCTGGTACATCGGATCGATCTTCATGTTCTTCCTCCTCGGCGCCGCGACGACGAAGGACTTCTCGGACATGGAGGGGGATCGCCGCGGCGGCTGCATCACGCTGCCGATACGCTACGGCGTCGCGAAGTCCGCCTGGATGATCGCGCCGTTCTTCGTCGTCCCGTGGCTCCTCCTGCCGATCGGCGCGCACGTGGCGAACCCGTGGGAACCGTCGCGCACGATCCTCACCGGCAACCCCACGCTCCTCACGGGACTGGGGTTTCTCCTCGCGGCGTGGGGGTGCTACACCTGCTACCTCCTCCTCCGGAACCCGGAAGATCTCGCCCGCACGGAGAACCACCCGTCGTGGACGCACATGTACCTGATGATGATGGCGGCGCAGATCGGATTCGCGGCGGCGTACCTGCTCTGAACCGCCCGCGCGTCCGGGGCTGCGGCCCGCCCCTCAGCCGGCCTGCTTCGACTCCCGTCGCCGCTCCCGCTGCAGAACGCCCATCGGGTCGCGGGACATGAGCCTGATGAACTCCGGGATGTAGGCGGGAACGTGCCTCGCCCGGAGCCGGGCGGCGCTCCACGTTCTCCGGAAGCCGCCGCGCGTGAGGGGCACGCCGCGGATCGCCCCCGAGCGCAGATCCTGCTCGACCACCCACCGCGCGAGGACCGCGACGCCGAGTCCCGCCTTGACGAGCTGAACGATCGCCTCGGTGAGCTGCGCCTGCGTCACCTGCTTCGGTCTCACCCCCGCCGGCACCAGGAGCGTCTGGAAGAACGTGCTCTCCTCGGGCGTGGAGTAGAGATAGAGGTGCTCGTCCCGGAAGTCCTCCGGCTTCACGTAGGCGCGCGAGGCGAGCCGGTGATCCGTGGCGACGAGAACGAGCATCTCGTCGTCGAAGAGCGGCGTGACGACGAGGCGCCGATCGCGGACGGGGCTGCTGACGATGGCGACGTCGAGCTTCCCGTCGAGGAGGGCCTCAATCGGGCCGCGCGTCGCCTCGACGACGATCGTCACGTCGACTTTCGGAAACTTGCGCCCGAATTCCTTGAGGAGGATCGGGAGCCAGTTGTAACAGGTGTAGCACTCGGTGCTGAGCCTGAGCGACCCGTGCCGCTCCGTCGCGACGGCGCGGATCTCCTCCTCCGCCCGCTCGAGCTGCGCGAGCAGCGATCGGGCCGAGCCCAGCATCTTCTCGCCCGTGGGCGTGAGAAGCATCCTCCGGCCCGAGCGGTGGAATAACGG
Coding sequences within it:
- a CDS encoding UbiA family prenyltransferase, yielding MSDRLDRIRLYVDFTRPFTLLPPTLGVISGAITAFGSSSNPDPSRRATLDVVLTILLGSACAALLNAASNVINQYYDLEIDRYNKPNRPLVAGTISMRAGWWYSIALYVAAIVPTWLVVVYPYTGLRAKFGAPLVAHECAVVYLIGMVATFVYSAPALGRTKRDGFLANITIAIPRGCLLKVAGWSMVASIYHLEPWYIGSIFMFFLLGAATTKDFSDMEGDRRGGCITLPIRYGVAKSAWMIAPFFVVPWLLLPIGAHVANPWEPSRTILTGNPTLLTGLGFLLAAWGCYTCYLLLRNPEDLARTENHPSWTHMYLMMMAAQIGFAAAYLL
- a CDS encoding LysR family transcriptional regulator: MDLEIRHLKLVVAIAEEGSVTKAGRRLYLTQSALSHQLRDIEQRLGAPLFHRSGRRMLLTPTGEKMLGSARSLLAQLERAEEEIRAVATERHGSLRLSTECYTCYNWLPILLKEFGRKFPKVDVTIVVEATRGPIEALLDGKLDVAIVSSPVRDRRLVVTPLFDDEMLVLVATDHRLASRAYVKPEDFRDEHLYLYSTPEESTFFQTLLVPAGVRPKQVTQAQLTEAIVQLVKAGLGVAVLARWVVEQDLRSGAIRGVPLTRGGFRRTWSAARLRARHVPAYIPEFIRLMSRDPMGVLQRERRRESKQAG